The Luteimonas sp. YGD11-2 genome has a window encoding:
- a CDS encoding TldD/PmbA family protein translates to MQRRDFLALGGLGIGGLVLPSVFGRAIAADELVTTIDVATKKRLADAALQAATGSGASYCDVRIGRYLRQFVMTREDKVQNVVNTESTGVGVRVIANGAWGFAATNTLTDDGVAEAARQATAIARANAKIQTEPVRLAPAPSLGEVSWRTPIRKNSMDVPVKDKVDLLLGVNAAALGAGASFVNSMMFLVNEQKYFASTDGSYIDQDVHRIWVPMTVTAIDKTSGKFRTRAGLSSPMGMGYEYLDGDASQKYVSPNGVVNYGTSYDMREDAIAAAKQAQEKLRAPSVKPGRYDLVLDPSNLWLTIHENVGHPLELDRVLGYEANYAGTSFATLDKRGNLQYGSDIVTLFADKTQPGSLGAVAYDDEGVPTKRWDLVRDGTLVDYQTIRDQAHIVGKTESDGCCYADSWSSVQFQRMANVSLAAGRTPLTVAEMIADVEDGIYIVGDGSFSIDQQRYNAQFGGQLYYEIKNGEITGMVEDVAYQIRTPEFWGACAAICDERDYRLGGSFFDGKGQPSQVSAVSHGSATTRFNGINIINTARSLG, encoded by the coding sequence TTGCAACGACGCGACTTCCTGGCCCTTGGCGGCCTTGGCATCGGCGGGCTCGTCCTGCCATCGGTGTTCGGGCGCGCGATCGCCGCCGACGAACTCGTCACCACCATCGACGTGGCCACGAAGAAACGGCTCGCCGACGCCGCGCTGCAGGCGGCCACCGGCTCCGGCGCCAGCTACTGCGACGTGCGCATCGGCCGCTACCTGCGCCAGTTCGTGATGACCCGCGAGGACAAGGTGCAGAACGTGGTCAACACCGAGTCGACCGGTGTCGGCGTGCGCGTCATCGCCAACGGCGCCTGGGGCTTCGCCGCCACCAACACGCTCACCGATGACGGCGTGGCCGAGGCCGCTCGCCAGGCCACCGCCATCGCACGTGCCAACGCGAAGATCCAGACCGAGCCGGTGCGGCTTGCGCCGGCGCCGTCGCTGGGCGAGGTCTCGTGGCGTACGCCGATCCGCAAGAACAGCATGGACGTGCCGGTCAAGGACAAGGTCGACCTGCTGCTCGGCGTCAACGCCGCGGCGCTCGGCGCCGGTGCCAGCTTCGTCAACTCGATGATGTTCCTGGTCAACGAGCAGAAATATTTCGCCTCCACCGACGGCTCGTACATCGACCAGGACGTCCACCGCATCTGGGTGCCGATGACCGTCACCGCGATCGACAAGACCAGCGGCAAGTTCCGCACCCGTGCCGGTCTGTCGTCACCGATGGGCATGGGCTACGAGTACCTCGATGGCGACGCGTCGCAGAAGTACGTTTCGCCCAACGGGGTGGTGAACTACGGCACCTCCTACGACATGCGCGAGGACGCCATCGCCGCCGCGAAGCAGGCACAGGAAAAACTGCGCGCGCCGTCGGTGAAGCCGGGCCGCTACGACCTGGTGCTCGATCCGTCCAACCTGTGGCTGACCATCCACGAGAACGTCGGCCACCCGCTGGAACTCGACCGCGTGCTCGGCTACGAGGCCAACTACGCCGGTACCAGCTTCGCCACGCTCGACAAGCGCGGGAACCTGCAGTACGGCAGCGACATCGTCACCCTGTTCGCCGACAAGACCCAGCCGGGCAGCCTCGGCGCGGTGGCCTACGACGACGAGGGCGTGCCGACCAAGCGCTGGGATCTGGTGCGCGACGGCACCCTGGTCGACTACCAGACCATCCGCGACCAGGCGCATATCGTCGGCAAGACCGAGTCCGACGGCTGCTGCTATGCCGATTCCTGGTCGAGCGTGCAGTTCCAGCGCATGGCCAATGTGTCGCTGGCGGCAGGCAGGACGCCGCTGACGGTGGCCGAGATGATCGCCGACGTCGAGGACGGCATTTACATCGTCGGCGACGGTTCGTTCTCGATCGACCAGCAGCGCTACAACGCGCAGTTCGGCGGCCAGCTGTACTACGAGATCAAGAACGGCGAGATCACCGGCATGGTCGAGGACGTCGCCTACCAGATCCGCACGCCGGAATTCTGGGGCGCGTGCGCGGCCATCTGCGACGAGCGTGACTACCGCCTCGGCGGCTCGTTCTTCGACGGCAAGGGCCAGCCGAGCCAGGTCTCGGCGGTCTCGCACGGTTCGGCAACGACCCGCTTCAACGGCATCAACATCATCAACACCGCCCGCTCGCTCGGCTGA
- a CDS encoding TldD/PmbA family protein: protein MTIYTEEQARTILEKVVALSTADECTATLNGGIDGNIRFALNNVSTSGIVSNVELAVQVAFGRRVGTATVNEFDDAALERVVRRAEDLARLAPENPEFMPAIGKQNYRPSPTFSESTAAITPEFRAQVAADSILPCREADLVAAGFLLDSRNFTAFANSNGNFGYQQGTNFNYTCTVRTADGTGSGWVGRSLKNASDFDASRDIRVAMRKASESADARALEPGKYTVILEPHAAAGLISFMMRFFDARTADEGRSFLSKAGGGNKLGEQIYDPRVNISADPWHPDAPVMPWDGEGLPREAMPIIQDGKVVNLNYSRYWAQQQGQRAVGSPGNLIMAGGEGTTADLVAGTDRGILVTRTWYIRMVDPQTVLLTGLTRDGTFYIENGRIVHPVKNFRFNESPVIMLNNIDELGRPVLVSGDESSFAMLLPPMRLRDFTFSSLSDAV, encoded by the coding sequence ATGACCATCTATACCGAAGAGCAGGCGCGCACCATCCTCGAGAAGGTCGTCGCACTGTCCACCGCCGACGAGTGCACCGCCACCCTCAATGGCGGCATCGACGGCAATATCCGCTTCGCCCTCAACAACGTGTCCACCAGCGGCATCGTCAGCAATGTGGAGCTCGCCGTGCAGGTCGCGTTCGGCCGGCGCGTGGGCACCGCCACCGTCAACGAGTTCGACGATGCCGCGCTCGAGCGCGTGGTGCGCCGCGCCGAGGACCTCGCCCGCCTGGCGCCGGAGAACCCGGAGTTCATGCCAGCGATCGGCAAGCAGAACTACCGCCCGAGCCCGACCTTCAGCGAATCCACCGCGGCGATCACGCCGGAATTCCGCGCGCAGGTGGCCGCCGATTCTATCCTGCCGTGCCGCGAGGCGGACCTGGTGGCAGCCGGCTTCCTGCTCGACAGCCGCAACTTCACCGCGTTCGCCAATTCCAACGGCAACTTCGGCTACCAGCAGGGCACCAACTTCAACTACACCTGCACCGTGCGTACCGCCGACGGCACCGGCTCGGGCTGGGTCGGCCGCAGCCTCAAGAACGCCAGCGACTTCGACGCCAGCCGCGACATCCGCGTGGCGATGCGCAAGGCGTCCGAATCCGCCGATGCCAGGGCACTGGAGCCGGGCAAGTACACGGTGATCCTGGAGCCGCACGCGGCCGCCGGCCTGATCTCCTTCATGATGCGTTTCTTCGATGCGCGCACCGCCGACGAGGGCCGCAGCTTCCTGTCGAAGGCCGGTGGCGGCAACAAGCTCGGCGAGCAGATCTACGACCCACGGGTGAACATTTCCGCCGACCCGTGGCATCCGGATGCACCGGTGATGCCCTGGGACGGGGAGGGCCTGCCGCGCGAGGCGATGCCGATCATCCAGGACGGCAAGGTCGTCAACCTCAACTACTCGCGTTACTGGGCGCAGCAGCAGGGCCAGCGTGCGGTGGGCAGCCCCGGCAACCTGATCATGGCCGGTGGCGAAGGCACCACCGCAGATCTCGTGGCGGGCACCGACCGCGGCATCCTGGTCACCCGCACCTGGTACATCCGCATGGTCGATCCGCAGACCGTGCTGCTGACCGGCCTGACCCGCGACGGCACCTTCTACATCGAGAACGGCCGCATCGTGCATCCGGTGAAGAACTTCCGCTTCAACGAATCGCCGGTGATCATGCTCAACAACATCGACGAGCTCGGCCGCCCGGTGCTGGTCTCCGGTGACGAGTCCAGCTTCGCGATGCTGCTGCCGCCGATGCGCCTGCGTGACTTCACCTTCAGCTCGCTCTCCGACGCGGTGTGA
- a CDS encoding DUF4159 domain-containing protein has protein sequence MNRSQFLKAMLGGAALLALPPGLRAQSTSYDFWFTRLKYDSGDWDVDARMPSNVITSLIDYTSLRVDPEEHVVELADPKMLSAPFCYLAGHKLVEFSPAERRNFERYVRNGGFVFVDDCNHDIDGLFAKSFEAQMASIFGNDALRKLPGNHGIYRSFFQFPEGPPATSFELNGWGDDLVHDYLKGISIDGRLGVLYSNKDYGCEWDYDWRNKRFLAEDNTKFAVNIVVYALTA, from the coding sequence ATGAACCGTTCGCAGTTCCTCAAGGCCATGCTCGGCGGCGCCGCGTTGCTGGCGCTGCCGCCCGGCCTGCGCGCGCAGTCGACCAGCTACGATTTCTGGTTCACCCGCCTGAAGTACGACTCCGGCGACTGGGACGTCGACGCGCGGATGCCGTCCAACGTCATCACCTCGCTGATCGACTACACCAGCCTGCGCGTCGACCCGGAAGAACACGTGGTCGAGCTGGCCGACCCGAAGATGCTGTCGGCGCCGTTCTGCTACCTCGCCGGGCACAAGCTGGTGGAGTTCAGCCCGGCGGAACGGCGCAACTTCGAGCGCTATGTGCGCAACGGTGGCTTCGTCTTCGTCGACGACTGCAACCACGACATCGACGGCCTGTTCGCGAAGTCCTTCGAGGCGCAGATGGCGTCGATCTTCGGCAATGACGCATTGCGCAAACTGCCCGGCAACCATGGCATCTACCGCAGTTTCTTCCAGTTCCCCGAAGGCCCGCCCGCCACGAGCTTCGAGCTCAACGGCTGGGGCGACGACCTGGTGCACGACTACCTCAAGGGCATCAGCATCGATGGGCGCCTGGGCGTGCTCTACAGCAACAAGGACTACGGCTGCGAATGGGACTACGACTGGCGCAACAAGCGCTTCCTGGCCGAGGACAACACGAAGTTCGCGGTCAACATCGTCGTCTACGCACTGACCGCATGA